From a region of the Nonlabens sp. Hel1_33_55 genome:
- a CDS encoding LolA family protein: MKNLYIVVLVFFAFPKAGTAQSSQATKLLDQVAAKYKGYDNVTFTYKGNLKNSKANFDTDLQGEAKLSGNKYNATYNGTTYMYDGKKLYTINREDEQVTIATQNNDGSEMINPSNIMTFYQKGYNKELDIVQNVKGRKIQYVKLTPIKSGSDYKNILLGIDANTKHIYNTIITERSGTVITFTLQTFKTNEPLAKNCFTFDSSQYKNWDIEEMN, translated from the coding sequence ATGAAGAATTTATATATAGTGGTTTTGGTATTTTTCGCTTTCCCGAAAGCGGGAACAGCACAATCCAGTCAAGCAACTAAATTATTGGATCAAGTAGCAGCCAAATACAAGGGCTATGACAACGTCACCTTTACCTATAAAGGAAATTTAAAAAACTCCAAAGCCAACTTTGACACAGATCTCCAAGGTGAAGCAAAATTGAGCGGTAATAAGTATAACGCGACCTATAACGGGACAACTTATATGTATGACGGTAAAAAATTATATACCATCAATCGCGAGGATGAGCAGGTAACTATCGCCACTCAAAACAACGACGGCAGTGAGATGATCAACCCATCCAATATCATGACGTTTTACCAGAAAGGTTATAACAAGGAATTGGATATCGTACAGAATGTAAAGGGAAGAAAAATCCAATACGTCAAGCTCACTCCTATTAAATCAGGCTCAGATTACAAGAATATATTGTTAGGTATTGATGCCAATACCAAGCATATCTACAACACCATCATTACAGAACGTAGCGGTACGGTGATTACGTTTACCTTACAAACGTTCAAGACAAATGAACCTCTAGCCAAAAACTGTTTTACATTTGATTCTAGCCAGTACAAAAACTGGGACATCGAGGAAATGAACTAG
- a CDS encoding LptF/LptG family permease has translation MFILILQAIWLYIKDIAGKDIDLITIGKFMMYTIPVIVPLALPLSILLASIMVFGNMAENYEFAAMKSNGISLQRAMRSLTIVIFSLGITSFVFANTVIPWGNLKQRNLRRNIAQVKPAMAISKNVFNQLGDINIKVSDKTGDRGEFLDDVIIHKKSPGRSGNWRVIKSEKGELKSSLKSDIIQLVLTNGNYYEDLFVNDPRKRASSPFVKSYFDTYTLNVDVSELNDVDMDKENVTDDHQMLKINELQTQIDSFSANYNSQKDIYNRTQLLKWSPDKLSDRLTRYVDSTTNLEPFYERLSLNDQKRAVDVGMNKVTQQIYAIKARKEQLQREIVRLNKYEIEIHKKYVLGVACVILFFIGAPLGAIIRKGGMGLPLVVATIFFLTYHFIGIFAEKSAAEGAFPAWLGAWMSTLIIFPIGIFLTYRATTDQGFFDLGGTFNSLLNKFKKKPKAPTTAA, from the coding sequence ATGTTTATTTTGATCTTGCAGGCGATCTGGCTTTACATTAAAGATATTGCTGGAAAGGATATTGACCTTATCACCATTGGTAAGTTCATGATGTACACGATACCAGTGATCGTGCCGCTGGCTTTACCTTTAAGTATCCTTCTTGCCTCTATCATGGTATTTGGGAACATGGCAGAAAACTATGAGTTTGCCGCCATGAAATCCAACGGTATTTCTTTGCAGCGTGCCATGCGCAGCTTGACGATTGTAATCTTCTCGCTGGGTATCACCAGTTTTGTATTTGCAAATACGGTCATTCCTTGGGGAAATTTAAAACAGCGTAATCTACGTCGCAATATAGCTCAGGTGAAACCTGCCATGGCGATTAGCAAAAACGTGTTCAATCAGCTGGGTGATATTAATATCAAGGTTTCTGATAAAACTGGTGATCGCGGTGAGTTTCTAGATGATGTGATCATCCACAAGAAGAGTCCTGGTCGTTCTGGAAATTGGCGAGTCATCAAAAGCGAAAAAGGCGAATTAAAAAGTTCCCTCAAGTCTGATATCATACAATTGGTATTGACTAATGGTAACTATTACGAAGATCTCTTTGTGAATGATCCCAGAAAGCGAGCATCATCTCCTTTTGTAAAAAGCTATTTTGATACTTATACCTTGAATGTTGACGTATCAGAATTGAACGACGTGGACATGGATAAGGAAAACGTAACGGATGATCACCAGATGCTTAAGATCAATGAACTGCAAACGCAGATTGATTCATTTTCTGCCAATTACAATTCGCAGAAAGATATTTACAACAGGACACAGCTATTAAAATGGTCACCAGATAAACTATCTGATCGTTTGACACGATATGTTGATTCCACTACGAATCTAGAGCCTTTCTATGAGCGCCTATCTCTAAATGACCAAAAACGAGCTGTAGATGTTGGTATGAATAAAGTGACCCAACAAATCTATGCGATCAAAGCACGCAAGGAGCAGCTGCAGCGAGAAATAGTACGACTCAATAAATATGAAATTGAGATTCATAAGAAATATGTTTTGGGAGTTGCCTGTGTCATTTTGTTCTTTATAGGAGCACCATTAGGAGCCATTATTAGAAAAGGTGGAATGGGATTACCACTAGTTGTGGCCACCATTTTCTTTTTAACGTATCACTTCATCGGGATTTTTGCAGAAAAATCTGCTGCGGAAGGTGCTTTCCCAGCATGGCTAGGCGCATGGATGAGCACGCTCATTATTTTCCCGATAGGCATTTTCCTCACTTATCGCGCTACAACAGATCAAGGTTTCTTTGATCTAGGCGGTACCTTTAATTCCCTACTCAACAAGTTCAAAAAGAAACCCAAAGCCCCAACCACCGCGGCATAA
- a CDS encoding DUF6095 family protein, protein METQQPSTDRDVLSKGVKRLMMAIPFFFLGPILIYIGAGSEHPIIFLIPGIAFAILAIVFMYQGIQTILDSMFKTNKTR, encoded by the coding sequence ATGGAAACCCAACAACCGTCTACAGATAGAGATGTTTTGAGCAAAGGAGTGAAACGCCTTATGATGGCGATTCCTTTTTTCTTTCTGGGCCCTATTCTTATTTATATAGGTGCTGGTAGCGAGCATCCCATCATATTTTTAATACCAGGAATTGCGTTTGCAATTCTTGCCATCGTTTTTATGTATCAAGGCATCCAGACTATTCTTGATTCTATGTTTAAAACCAACAAAACACGATAG
- the ribB gene encoding 3,4-dihydroxy-2-butanone-4-phosphate synthase, which translates to MVTEQQQTKIQLDRIEDAIEDIKNGKVIIVVDDENRENEGDFLASAQSVTPEMINFMATHGRGLICCPITEKRVKELELPMMVNNNSDPMETAFTVSVDLRGHGVTTGISASDRALTIKAIIDKNTKSHDLTKPGHIFPLKARDGGVLRRTGHTEAAIDFARLAGHEPAGVIVEIMNENGTMARLPQLVEVARKHDLKLVSIEDLVAYRMKNDSLIVKKEDFELKTRFGNYRLRAYQQTTNDQIHLALTLGDWDHDDVVMTRMNSTQVNNDLFSTLTSEADRKLDAMFERLNKEGKGAIVFINQQFEPENMLGRLEELKELQENGTHKAPRRHLDNKDYGIGAQILHDLNISKLKLMTNSEQSKRIGIIGYDLEIVETVDY; encoded by the coding sequence ATGGTTACAGAACAGCAGCAAACAAAGATTCAGCTGGATCGTATTGAAGATGCTATAGAGGATATCAAGAACGGTAAAGTTATTATCGTTGTTGACGATGAGAATCGGGAGAATGAGGGTGATTTTCTTGCCAGTGCACAATCAGTAACTCCAGAGATGATCAATTTTATGGCGACCCATGGTCGCGGTTTGATTTGCTGTCCTATTACAGAGAAACGTGTCAAGGAACTAGAGTTACCCATGATGGTAAACAATAATTCTGATCCTATGGAAACAGCATTTACAGTTTCCGTTGATTTGCGTGGTCATGGAGTCACCACTGGCATCAGCGCCAGCGATCGAGCACTCACTATCAAAGCGATCATAGATAAGAATACCAAATCACACGACCTTACTAAACCTGGACATATCTTCCCTTTGAAAGCTAGAGATGGTGGAGTTCTAAGAAGAACAGGACATACTGAAGCCGCTATAGATTTTGCCAGATTGGCCGGTCATGAGCCCGCAGGCGTGATTGTAGAGATCATGAATGAGAACGGCACCATGGCAAGGTTGCCGCAATTGGTTGAAGTAGCGCGCAAGCACGATCTAAAATTGGTCAGTATTGAAGACTTAGTGGCCTATCGCATGAAAAATGATAGCCTGATCGTAAAGAAAGAAGACTTTGAACTAAAGACACGTTTTGGGAATTATCGTTTACGAGCATACCAGCAAACCACTAACGATCAAATCCACCTTGCATTGACATTGGGAGATTGGGATCACGATGATGTGGTGATGACGAGAATGAATTCGACTCAGGTGAACAATGACCTCTTCTCTACCCTAACATCAGAGGCAGACCGCAAGTTGGACGCCATGTTTGAGCGATTAAATAAAGAAGGCAAAGGCGCCATAGTGTTTATTAACCAGCAGTTTGAGCCTGAGAATATGCTGGGAAGATTGGAAGAGCTTAAAGAACTTCAGGAAAATGGCACCCATAAAGCACCAAGACGTCATTTGGACAACAAGGATTATGGAATAGGTGCTCAAATCTTACATGATCTCAATATTTCCAAGCTCAAATTAATGACCAACAGCGAGCAAAGCAAACGCATTGGGATTATAGGCTATGACCTTGAGATTGTAGAAACCGTGGATTATTAA
- a CDS encoding DNA translocase FtsK — MARKKSTTKKKVSKQSKPFTISSFKLSRLQEVIVGFFLIALGIIFLLSFTSFLLIWRSDQSILGRLTERELEAQNWLSKLGAWLGDVFIYDGFGIAAFSIAILLVITGIYLFAAKRGAFSLSRKRISLLWIWGLPLMLWLSVFFGFFHESLPLLGGMVGMELNDFMQDYIGFIGAIIVMSFLALIYLTLRLGVTPEKVSSYFKRTTAQVKEGFDPLENTEATDEETDWKTNTIEGQSNTSGVDLNDIQNTEEEDIPEPVLKTEPTKPVVTTIPASGDGDDIGMDIEQTVDEEEVFDNKASKLVQDFGEFDPTLELSNYQFPPIDLLKDYTKGKTITINEQELQANKDRIVDTLKNYKIGIAKITATVGPTVTLYEIVPEAGVRISKIKNLEDDIALSLAALGIRIIAPIPGKGTIGIEVPNQNPSIVSMRSVIASPKFQNAEMALPIAFGKTISNETFVVDLAKMPHLLMAGATGQGKSVGLNAVLTSLLYSKHPAEVKFVLVDPKKVELTLFNKIERHYLAKLPDSEEAIITDNSKVINTLNSLCIEMDQRYDILKEAMCRNIKEYNTKFKARKLNPANGHKFLPYIVLVVDEFADLIMTAGKEVETPIARLAQLARAIGIHLIIATQRPSVNVITGMIKANFPARVSFRVQQKVDSRTILDSGGADQLIGRGDMLYTSGNEIIRIQCAFVDTPEVEKITDFIGSQKAYPDAHLLPEYVGEEGGTSLDISIDERDSKFREGAEIIVIAQQGSASLLQRKLKLGYNRAGRIIDQLEAAGIVGGFEGSKARQVLVPDLAALEVLLNEEKNK; from the coding sequence ATGGCCCGCAAAAAATCAACCACTAAAAAGAAAGTCTCAAAACAGTCTAAACCATTCACTATATCTTCATTTAAACTATCTCGTTTACAAGAAGTTATAGTAGGTTTTTTCCTGATTGCACTGGGCATTATTTTTTTATTGTCTTTCACTTCCTTTCTACTTATCTGGCGCAGCGATCAGAGCATTCTAGGACGCCTTACAGAACGTGAGCTGGAAGCACAAAATTGGTTGAGTAAATTAGGTGCATGGTTAGGTGATGTCTTTATATACGACGGTTTCGGGATTGCTGCCTTTTCCATTGCAATCCTATTAGTTATCACAGGTATTTATTTATTTGCAGCAAAACGTGGAGCTTTTTCGCTTTCGCGAAAGCGTATTTCTCTACTATGGATTTGGGGACTACCGCTCATGCTATGGCTATCTGTATTCTTTGGGTTCTTTCATGAAAGTTTGCCATTACTTGGCGGTATGGTAGGCATGGAGCTCAACGATTTTATGCAGGATTACATAGGTTTTATAGGTGCCATCATCGTAATGTCCTTTCTCGCATTGATCTATTTGACCTTAAGATTAGGTGTCACACCAGAAAAAGTGAGCAGTTATTTCAAAAGAACAACGGCACAAGTCAAGGAAGGATTTGATCCACTGGAAAACACAGAAGCCACAGATGAAGAAACCGATTGGAAAACAAATACTATTGAAGGCCAATCCAATACTTCAGGCGTTGATCTGAATGATATTCAAAATACCGAGGAGGAAGATATTCCAGAACCAGTCCTCAAAACTGAGCCAACCAAACCAGTAGTAACTACAATTCCTGCCTCAGGAGATGGCGACGATATCGGAATGGATATCGAGCAAACCGTTGATGAAGAAGAGGTTTTTGACAATAAGGCGTCTAAGTTGGTGCAAGATTTTGGTGAGTTTGATCCAACTTTAGAATTGAGCAATTACCAGTTCCCACCAATAGATCTTCTCAAGGATTACACAAAAGGAAAAACGATTACCATCAACGAGCAGGAATTGCAAGCCAATAAAGATCGTATCGTTGACACGCTTAAGAATTACAAGATTGGAATTGCAAAAATTACAGCGACCGTTGGCCCTACTGTAACTCTTTATGAAATCGTTCCCGAGGCTGGTGTACGTATTTCCAAAATCAAAAACCTAGAGGACGACATTGCATTATCGCTCGCGGCGTTAGGTATACGTATCATCGCTCCTATTCCTGGAAAGGGAACGATAGGTATCGAAGTTCCCAATCAAAATCCGTCCATTGTTTCTATGCGATCTGTGATCGCATCGCCTAAATTCCAGAATGCCGAAATGGCGCTGCCTATCGCTTTTGGGAAGACAATTAGTAACGAGACTTTTGTAGTAGACCTTGCCAAAATGCCTCACCTTCTCATGGCTGGTGCTACGGGTCAAGGAAAATCGGTTGGATTGAATGCCGTGCTTACCTCACTACTCTACTCAAAACATCCCGCCGAAGTCAAATTCGTACTCGTCGATCCGAAAAAGGTAGAATTGACGCTGTTCAACAAAATTGAACGTCACTATCTAGCTAAGCTTCCCGATAGTGAGGAAGCGATTATTACTGACAATTCCAAGGTGATCAATACACTCAATAGTTTATGTATTGAAATGGACCAGCGCTATGATATTTTGAAAGAGGCGATGTGCCGTAACATCAAGGAATACAACACAAAATTTAAGGCTAGAAAACTCAATCCAGCAAACGGGCACAAATTCCTTCCTTATATAGTACTCGTTGTAGATGAGTTTGCAGATCTGATTATGACGGCTGGTAAAGAAGTAGAAACGCCTATCGCAAGACTCGCGCAACTAGCTCGTGCCATAGGAATTCACTTGATTATTGCAACACAGCGACCGTCAGTTAATGTAATCACGGGTATGATCAAGGCCAACTTCCCTGCGCGTGTTTCTTTTAGAGTTCAACAGAAAGTGGATTCAAGAACAATTCTTGATAGCGGTGGCGCAGATCAATTGATAGGTCGTGGTGACATGTTATATACGTCTGGAAACGAGATTATTCGTATTCAATGTGCATTTGTGGACACGCCAGAAGTAGAGAAAATTACTGATTTTATTGGCTCTCAAAAAGCCTATCCAGACGCTCATTTGTTACCAGAATACGTGGGCGAGGAAGGTGGCACAAGTCTTGATATTAGTATAGACGAGCGCGATTCAAAGTTCCGTGAAGGTGCAGAGATTATCGTGATTGCACAACAAGGTAGTGCCTCTTTATTGCAACGCAAATTGAAGTTGGGTTACAACCGTGCTGGTAGAATTATTGACCAGTTGGAAGCTGCAGGAATCGTTGGAGGTTTTGAAGGCAGCAAGGCTAGACAGGTTTTGGTTCCAGATCTAGCGGCGCTCGAGGTACTTTTAAATGAAGAAAAGAATAAATAG